The following nucleotide sequence is from Rhizobium etli CFN 42.
CGTCACAAACGGCCGCAACTTTGAGTGCTTCTCTGAGGATCCGATCCTGACGGCGGAACTTGCAGTCGGCTATATCGAAGGTCTGCAGTCCACGAAAGTCGGTGCCACGATAAAACATTTCGTCGGCAACGAGTCCGAGATTGAACGTACAACCATCTCTTCAGATATCGATGAACGCACGCTGCGCGAAGTCTACCTGATACCCTTTGAGACGGCGGTGAAGCGGGCAAAGGTCTGGGCCGTGATGTCTTCGTATAACAAGCTAAACGGTACTTACACGGCGGAAAGCCATTGGCTGTTGAACGAGGTTCTGCGCGGTGACTGGGGTTTTAACGGCGTGGTGATGTCGGACTGGTTCGGCTCGCGTTCGACCGCACCCACCGTGAATGCCGGGCTGGATCTGGAGATGCCGGGCCCGACTCGCGATCGCGGCTCCAAGCTACTGGCTGCGGTCGAAGGCGGCGAGGTTAGTGTCGAGACGATCCGCGCCTGTGTGCGCAATATCCTGACTTTGATGGAACGCACCGGCGCTATCAACGATCATCGCGAGTTTAAGGAGTACGCCATTGATCAACCGAAACATAGGGCATTGATCAGGCGCGCGGGAGCGGAAAGCGCAGTTCTGCTACAGAATGACGGGATCCTGCCATTGGCTCAGCAAGGTATGGTCGCCATCATTGGACCCAATGCCAAGGTCGCGCAGGTGATGGGAGGCGGCTCGGCGCAGTTGAACCCTCACTATGTCATCAGTCCGTGGCAGGGGCTGGTGGACGCGCTGGGTGAGGAGAATCTGTGCTACGCTCAGGGCTGCAACAATTATCGGTTTCAGCCGCTAATCGAAAACCCCACAACCTTCGAGTTTTTCCAAGGAAGGGAGCTAGCTGGCGAACCGGTGAAGGTCGTCGAGGAACCGTCGAGCCTTGGTGTATGGTTGCCCCCCGTGGCCGAGGGCTTTGTCGATCCCCTTCGCTTTTCGGCTAGAATGCGCACCATCTTCACAGCCTCGGAAGCCGGCGTCTATCGCGTCGGACTAACCTCGGCCGGGCTTGGCCGGGTCTATGTGGACGGCAGACTTGTGGTGGACGCTTGGGCTTCCTGGATACGTGGTACCACATTCTTTGAAGAAGGCTGCGAAGAGGTCGTGGGTGAAATCACGCTCGAAGCCGGCCGTACATACGAGGTCGTCGCCGAGTACGCCCGGCACGACCACGTCAACCTCTATATCGCCGCAATTCGGGTAGGAATAGGCAGATTTTCGGCCGAAGCGGAGATTGCCGAGGCAGCAGCCGTCGCGGCAAAGGCTGATCATGCGGTAGTCTTCGTGGGCAGAACGGGCGACTGGGATACCGAGGGCTCCGATCTTCGCGGTATTGCACTTCCCGGTCTGCAGAACCAGCTTGTTGAGGCGGTAATTGCGGCCAATCCGAACACGATCGTCGTACTACAAACCGGTGGACCGGTGGAAATGCCCTGGCTTTCCGGTGCTCGTGCAGTACTGCAATGCTGGTATCCCGGACAGGAGGCTGGCAACGCGATCGCCGATGTGCTCCTCGGCAAGGCCGAGCCCTCGGGCCGACTGGCACAGACCTTCCCCGTGCGCTGGGCTGACAACCCCACACATACTGAGGATGACGCCGTCTATCCAGGTAAGGACGGCCATGTGCGATATGACGAAGGTGTGTTCGTCGGTTATCGGCACTACGACCGCCACGGCATTAAGCCGCTGTTCCCGTTCGGTCATGGTCTCGGTTATTCAAGCTTTGCGATGTCGGACCTGACGGTAGGGCTACCAGACGCTGCCGGCGCGGTGACAGTGACACTGGAATTGACCAACATCAGCGAGCGGCCAGGTTCGGCAGTGGTGCAAATCTATGTCGGCGATGTTGAAGCATC
It contains:
- a CDS encoding beta-glucosidase is translated as MIDKKALLDNMTLAEQVSLLSGDTFWSLPPIDRLGIGRLRLTDGPNGARGAGSFVGGVTAAAFPVGIAIGASWNPDLAKEIGSALGDEVLSKGAHVSLAPTVNIQRSVTNGRNFECFSEDPILTAELAVGYIEGLQSTKVGATIKHFVGNESEIERTTISSDIDERTLREVYLIPFETAVKRAKVWAVMSSYNKLNGTYTAESHWLLNEVLRGDWGFNGVVMSDWFGSRSTAPTVNAGLDLEMPGPTRDRGSKLLAAVEGGEVSVETIRACVRNILTLMERTGAINDHREFKEYAIDQPKHRALIRRAGAESAVLLQNDGILPLAQQGMVAIIGPNAKVAQVMGGGSAQLNPHYVISPWQGLVDALGEENLCYAQGCNNYRFQPLIENPTTFEFFQGRELAGEPVKVVEEPSSLGVWLPPVAEGFVDPLRFSARMRTIFTASEAGVYRVGLTSAGLGRVYVDGRLVVDAWASWIRGTTFFEEGCEEVVGEITLEAGRTYEVVAEYARHDHVNLYIAAIRVGIGRFSAEAEIAEAAAVAAKADHAVVFVGRTGDWDTEGSDLRGIALPGLQNQLVEAVIAANPNTIVVLQTGGPVEMPWLSGARAVLQCWYPGQEAGNAIADVLLGKAEPSGRLAQTFPVRWADNPTHTEDDAVYPGKDGHVRYDEGVFVGYRHYDRHGIKPLFPFGHGLGYSSFAMSDLTVGLPDAAGAVTVTLELTNISERPGSAVVQIYVGDVEASIPRPVKELKAFSKIALEPGEKRRLRFILDARTFAFFDTTERRWRIEAGEFAVMAGFSATDIRLSLTVTQKGAVLAL